AGTAGCAAGCAACAGTCTGGAAATAACTTTAAAGGACGGCACAAAACAGACCTCGCGCAAAGAAGAGGAGACATCGCTCTCTGAAACATTGCGTAATTTTGGAGTTTCTGAAGAACAGGTCGCGGCATCCAACATTACACCTGAGGCTGAAAGCGGCGCCACTTTCTGGATAGGGATAATAGTGCCTTTCGTGCTTCCTTTTCTTATTATTGGATTTTTCCTATGGTTTATGTTGCGGGGAGCTCAAAGAGGCGCAAACCAGGCTTTCAGCTTCGGAAAATCAAAGGCAAAACTTTCAGGAGGAGCGCAAGGTAAAAAACAAAATGTAACCTTTAAAGATGTTGCCGGAGAAACTGAGGCAAAAGAAGAGCTTCTTGAAATTGTAGAGTTTTTAAAAACTCCTCAAAAATTCTTAAAAATGGGTGCCAGAATACCAAAAGGAGTTATGCTTATGGGCCCTCCGGGTACAGGAAAAACTCTTTTGGCGCGCGCTATAAGCGGCGAGGCGGGAGTTCCCTTTTACTCTATAAGCGGTTCAGAATTTGTTGAAATGTTTGTTGGAGTGGGAGCCGCGCGTGTGCGCGACCTGTTTGAGACCGCTAAAAAAAGTTCACCCGCCCTTATATTTATTGACGAGATAGATGCGGTTGGAAGACTGCGTGGAGCGGGACTTGGCGGAGGAAACGACGAACGCGAACAGACGCTTAACCAGATACTAAGCGAGATGGATGGTTTTGAGCAAGAAACAAATGTAATTATAATTGCGGCAACAAACCGCCCTGATGTACTGGACCCGGCGCTTCTTCGTCCCGGAAGATTCGACAGAAGAATTCTTATAGACCTGCCGGACCTCCAGGCGCGTGAGGAGGTGTTAAAACTGCACACAAAAGGAAAACCCCTCGCTAAGGGTGTACGTGTTAAAGAGCTTGCCGCGCGCACTCCCGGGTTTTCAGGAGCCGACCTTGCAAACCTTGTTAATGAGGCGGCAATATTTGCAACAAGGCGTAAAAAGAAGGCCATAGACCAAAAAGACCTTTACGATTCTATAGAAAAAGTAATGCTTGGACCTGAAAGAAAGGGTAAGGTCATCACTGAAGACGATAAAAAAACAGCCGCTTATCATGAAGCGGGCCACGCAGTTGTAGCAAACGAACTCCCCTACAGCGACCCCGTGCACAAAGTTTCTATTATTCCCCGTGGAAGAGCCGGCGGATACACAATGAAGATACCGGACGAGGAAAGAAGTTTTCGCACCAAGAAACAATTTGAGGCAGAACTCGCAGTTCTTCTTGGTGGATATACAGCCGAACAAATGATATTCCAAGATGTATCTACAGGAGCTTCAGATGACCTGAAAAAAGCATCCGAATTAGCGCGACGACTTGTGACCCGTTACGGAATGAGTAAGACCATAGGACCTGTTGTGTTTGGAGATAGTGAAGAGATGGTATTTTTAGGAAAAGAACTCGGGGAACAACGCAACTATTCTGATGAAATTGCCTACAAAATAGACCAGGAGGTAACTAAGTTTATTAAGGATGCTCAAACTACAGCAAAAAAAGTTATCACTCAAAACAAAACTAAACTAAAAAAACTTGCTGACCACCTAATGGCTAAAGAGAGCATAGAAAGAAAAGAGTTTGATAAGTTGATGGCTGCAGCTTAATAAACCGCTGATATAGCAGATTAGCGCTGATATTATGCGGAACTAAAACGAGCCCCTTAAAGGGGCTCGTTTTCTGCTATCCGTATTTAATCCGCTTTTATCAGCATTGATCGGCGGTTTAATTTATTTCTATTACTTCCACATAAGTCCTTCTAACGCCGAAGTTTAGGGCCTCGACTCGTGTAGGCATCCATATATCTACCTTCTCCCAATACCGTAAATTCATCCTATCTTCTACTACAAAAACCTTATCGCCGTAATATTCGGGTATTCTTATTTGAGTGCCGATAGGTAAAAAATTAGCCGCAACTATGCCATCCCTAACCCTGGTTCCGGATGCGGTTATAAAAGGGGTGCTGTCAGTCTGATCCGGTGTTGAAGAGTAAGCCGTAATGGGCACCCAGACTTTTTTAGTAATAATAAGCTCTTTTTCTTGGGGGGGCACGTTTACAACGCTATACGCGGTAGCACTTACAGTGCGGGCAGTTTTAATGGGTTCGTTTTTATACTCTATATTACTGTCCTCGTGTCCCACACCCTCGGCTTCTGTGGTTTTTGTATCTTCACTTTTTAAAATAAAACTATTTAAAGAGGTAGCGGTACCAGCCGCGGTTGCGATAGCGTAATGTGTAAATGCGACAGAAACTAAAAATACCACAACCACAGCCGCAAGGTTTGACTTAAGCTGTTCTATGTTTTTTATTTGTACACCCCGGAACTTGTTGCTTGCCTTTACTGCATAAGTATTAAACAAGTTAGCTAAGCGGAGGCGATATTGCCCCACAGACATCTGTCTGTAAGACAGATGTCGCCTTGTTACTTGCTTAAAATACAGGACAAACAAACACTGAAAATGCTCAGTTATATGCCGTAGATGTATTTTTTGTATACGAACCTCTCTATCTGCACTACCGCTTACAGGCGTGCGTCTTGAGGGCTCTTCGGATTGTTTCATAATGCAACAAAAAATTCTCCCGAGAGAGAATTTCAAGTTTTATATCATATTGGTACTAAAATGTCAATATGATTTTAGTAGTTTAGCATCATTGCCTCTTTTACCTCTTTTAAAGTACGAGATGTAGTTTCCCTCCCTTTTTCTGTGCCGTTTTTTAATATTCGCATAACTTCCGCGGGGTCCTTTGCATACTCTTCACGCCTATCTCTTATGGGCGACAAAAATTCATTAAGCACGCTCGCTAAGCGTTTTTTAAGCTCAACATCTCCAAGACCACCCTTGCGATAGTATTCTTTCAATTTTTCTACCTCTTTTTTATCCAGGGCTCCGCCTTCGGTGGAAAAGGCATCCAAATAATCAAATACTGTATTACCCTCAACTTTGCCCGGATCGTCTTTATGCACATGTCCGGGATCCGTATACATTTGCATTACTTTTTTCTCAACCTCTTTGAGATTATCTTTTAAATAAATGGCATTGCCCAAAGATTTTGACATTTTCGCCTTGCCATCTACGCCCGGGAGTCGTGTTACTTTTGTGACAACGGCTTCAGGTAAAACAAGTACATCTTTTTTATACACTCTATTGAATTTTTCAACTATCTCTCGTGTCTGCTCTATCATCGGAAACTGATCTTCCCCTACAGGTACTAAGTTTGCCTTAAATGCGGTAATATCGGCCGCCTGGCTTACAGGATACATGAAGAATCCCGCGGGCAGACTTTTTTCAAATCCCTTCTGCCTTATCTCTTCTTTTACTGTCGGGTTTCTTTGAAGGCGTGCTACTGTAACTAAATTTAAATAGTACATTGTAAGTTCAGGGAGTTCGGGAAGTTGTGATTGTAAAACTATGGTAGATTTTTCAGGGTCTATGCCTACCGCCAAATAATCCAGCATAACTTCAAGCACGTTATCGCGTACCTTTTTAGGGTTATTAGCATTATCTGTTAACGCCTGGGTATCGGCTATCATTACAAAGGTGTTGTGGTCATCCTGCATATCTACGCGCATACGCAAAGAGCCCGCGTAATGCCCGAGATGCAGCGACCCCGTGGGTCTATCTCCTGTTAAAATTGTACCTTTGTTTTTCATGTATAAATTTATATTAACATACTTAAACAAAAACCCCGCAAGCTGCGGGGTTAAAAGATCAAGCTGCAATGGAGGAAGGAATTATATCCATCTTTTCCATGAGATTTAGATCGGACTTAAAAAAATCTGACATATCCGCTATTGAGCCGAAATCAAACACTCCGACTTCTTCTCCCTCATCACCCTCTGCTTTAAGATGGGAAAAATGAGATACCTTTACAGCAAACACGTAAACCGCGTGGTTGTCCCTGTGGTCTGTCCAGGCAAGCTTAAGGTCTTCAGGCATCATCGCAATTCCGGTCTCTTCTTCTAACTCACGACTCGCGGTTTCCGGAGGGTACTCCCCCGTCTCGCTTCTTCCACCGGGAAGCTTC
This portion of the Candidatus Spechtbacterales bacterium genome encodes:
- the ftsH gene encoding ATP-dependent zinc metalloprotease FtsH, yielding MKGLTKNILITILVFTLIASFASIFYSEGEEVKEVSLSTVASQAKEGTIESIAVASNSLEITLKDGTKQTSRKEEETSLSETLRNFGVSEEQVAASNITPEAESGATFWIGIIVPFVLPFLIIGFFLWFMLRGAQRGANQAFSFGKSKAKLSGGAQGKKQNVTFKDVAGETEAKEELLEIVEFLKTPQKFLKMGARIPKGVMLMGPPGTGKTLLARAISGEAGVPFYSISGSEFVEMFVGVGAARVRDLFETAKKSSPALIFIDEIDAVGRLRGAGLGGGNDEREQTLNQILSEMDGFEQETNVIIIAATNRPDVLDPALLRPGRFDRRILIDLPDLQAREEVLKLHTKGKPLAKGVRVKELAARTPGFSGADLANLVNEAAIFATRRKKKAIDQKDLYDSIEKVMLGPERKGKVITEDDKKTAAYHEAGHAVVANELPYSDPVHKVSIIPRGRAGGYTMKIPDEERSFRTKKQFEAELAVLLGGYTAEQMIFQDVSTGASDDLKKASELARRLVTRYGMSKTIGPVVFGDSEEMVFLGKELGEQRNYSDEIAYKIDQEVTKFIKDAQTTAKKVITQNKTKLKKLADHLMAKESIERKEFDKLMAAA
- the trpS gene encoding tryptophan--tRNA ligase, which codes for MKNKGTILTGDRPTGSLHLGHYAGSLRMRVDMQDDHNTFVMIADTQALTDNANNPKKVRDNVLEVMLDYLAVGIDPEKSTIVLQSQLPELPELTMYYLNLVTVARLQRNPTVKEEIRQKGFEKSLPAGFFMYPVSQAADITAFKANLVPVGEDQFPMIEQTREIVEKFNRVYKKDVLVLPEAVVTKVTRLPGVDGKAKMSKSLGNAIYLKDNLKEVEKKVMQMYTDPGHVHKDDPGKVEGNTVFDYLDAFSTEGGALDKKEVEKLKEYYRKGGLGDVELKKRLASVLNEFLSPIRDRREEYAKDPAEVMRILKNGTEKGRETTSRTLKEVKEAMMLNY
- a CDS encoding NUDIX hydrolase → MKDSEKFAFANWYQGSDQEKWPHETAGFRDYACKIIVFDVEGFAVFVRETEKRNRSNDWKLPGGRSETGEYPPETASRELEEETGIAMMPEDLKLAWTDHRDNHAVYVFAVKVSHFSHLKAEGDEGEEVGVFDFGSIADMSDFFKSDLNLMEKMDIIPSSIAA